The DNA window GGAAGTTTTCAAACAGCGTTTTAACCCGCTCCCGGCAATCGATCTGGTGACACCCGTGCCTGACAGCGCAAACTTCATCGGTCTCGGCGTCGCGCAAATCCTTGGTCCGCATCTTTTTCTCCCTGCGATTACCAGAAGCCACGACGTGGGGAGAACGTTTGTCGCAGCGGATCAAATCCTCCGTGACTGGTTAGTGCGGCAAAAGTACTCCGTCATTCCGTCACTCGTGGCGCGGAAATCAGTGGTTGTCGTGGACGACTCGATTGTTCGGCTGACCACGCTCCCGCCCTTGGTCGGCATGATACGCACGGCAGGAGCGAGGGCGGTGCATGTCTTGGTCGCCTGTCCGCCAATTTGCCACCCCTGCAGATACGGGATCAACACACCGACATATAGGGAGCTTGCAGCGGCAACAATGTCGCTTGCGGAAATCAAGCAGCGATCTTGTGCGGACACACTCACCTTTTTACCCCTTGAGCGTCTTCGCGCACTTGCGGGCGAAGAGCGGTGCTTTGCTTGCATGACTGGTGTGTATCCGCTGCCGCAGTGACCGCCTCTTTAACGTACTCAAACGTACTCACGCATGAAGCCCCCGGCCATCTTCCCGCCGGGGGCTTTTGTGTGGTGTTTTATGCGAGCATCAAGGGGATCCGTAAGACACGTGTCTCATGTACGAGGCGCTATGGTCGTAGTTCAAGGTCATGCCATCCTGTCTCGTCGTCATGGATCGGAGGATGTTGGATCGAGGTAAAAACAAGTTCTGATGCATCCGTGCATACATGATGGTATGCGCCCTTGGGAATGCATATGCGATCACCGGCCTTGACCGCGTGGTCATTGGCATCAACGACCACGGTGCCAGAACCGCTTTCGATGTAGAGAATAGTCTCTGCAATAAGATGGCGGTGGGTTTGAGAGCGTTGCATAGGTTCGACCCGTACGCGATCAACTCCTACCACCCGCGCAAGCGCAGTTCCCCGGGTGAATTGAGTAACATAGAATATGTCGTACAACTCTTTTGGGAGTTCCATTGATTCTTCCTTTCTACGGAAACAGCCATACCTCGTTTGGTGCGCCCCAATGAATCTATATAGAATCGTAATGGATATCTTCTCTTTCGTCAAAACGTAGTTTTTTGTTACGTTGACCTTGGCCTTGGTTTATGCTAACCTTAAGCGGCTTACCTGTAGGGGATTAAGCCTAAAAACTCACCATTTTGGTGAGCTTTTTTATTAGAAAAGTATTAAAAAAGGCCATTCTATGCATTCTATTATCGCTCTGTTTGCTGCGGGGTTATTTGCAGGAAACGTCACATTCGGCGTGCTGTCGCCTTGGAATGCTGTTGCGGGAGCGGATCCTGAAGAACCCCCTGAAACAGTACAGGACGTAAATGAGCAAGCGCGGGCGGCTGCATCTCTCGAGAGGCGTAATGAAATCCTCTGGCTTGCGCGCGTACTCTATTCGGAGACAAAAATACCCGAAGAAATGCGTCTCGTCGGATGGGTTGTCCGCAATCGTGTTGAAACCAGCCTTCGCGGCAGAACCTACAGGCAAGTTGCAACGAGCGAGAAGCAATTCTCCGGTCTCACGCCCGGGGAAGCCGGGTACGAGACAATAATCAACCTCGACTACGAGGATACTCGAAACCACTCCTGGGTAACGGCACTTGCCATTGCGGAGGAGATATACGACGCGGACTCCTCTTCGCGCCCTTTCCCGTCCACCGTCCGTCATTTTTATTCTCCACACGCAGTGAGCGCGACGCCTGCATGGGTTGACGCCGGAATTTTACATCTCCAAATCGAAGCGCCCGATGGCAGCCACTCCCGCTTTGCATTTTATAAGGGGATCAAATAGAAGCGTCGAGAAACCTCATCATTTCCGTTTCCGTCTATAAGCTTCCTTTCGCCAAAAAAGCCGTTTCAAATCCTAGCCAAGTCCCGTGGGCGGCGGGACGAGGCAACCTCTTCAAATTTGCATTTTTCCAACTGGCGGAGGCGGTGAGATTCGAACTCACGATGGGTTGCCCCATGCCGCCTTTCCAAGGCGGTGCACTAGACCACTATGCGACGCCTCCGTTAGGTCTCACGCCACCTTTAGGTTACTGCCTCGTCGTTGTCGTCGCAAGGCCGGGGAGGAGGTCGTAGACACGGTCGAGATCGTGGTAGCCGTAGTAGGGCTTGCGGTTGACGACGAGCGCGGGGAGCTCGTCGCGCACTCCATAAATTTTCTTGAGAGCATCAACGCCGCCGAGATCAAGATCATAGTCGAATGCATATACTTTGAGATCCGGGTGATCGTCACGGAGCGCGGAGAGTACCAACCCTTGCCGCTCGCACTGGTCGCACTTCCCCGGCCTGTTGGAATAGAAATAGACGATCGTCTGCGCGCTCGTGCCGCAGAGTTTCGCTATCTCCTTCACAAGGAGGAGATCCTTTATCTGGAGCAGCGAGTAACGCGATTTCAAAAAGATCACTTCCCTGTCGTCGCTCCCGCGTTCGTTCTCGAGATACTCGAGCCGCGCCGCGAGCGCGTTAATCTCGTCTGCGAGCACGGGAGAGCCGCCGCTTGCGCACGGTGCCTCAAGCAGGAGATCAAATTGTACCTCGGAGGAAAGGAGGGAGAGCGAGATGCGCCGCTCAATACTCTCGATCTCGCGCACCCGCCTGCCGTAGAACAGGTCGCTCAAAAAAAACGCGAGTGCAAAGAGCGACGCGGTGATCAAGAGCACCAGCACATATTTTCCCCATCGTACTTCGAGCATGAATTAGCGC is part of the bacterium genome and encodes:
- a CDS encoding cupin domain-containing protein, translating into MELPKELYDIFYVTQFTRGTALARVVGVDRVRVEPMQRSQTHRHLIAETILYIESGSGTVVVDANDHAVKAGDRICIPKGAYHHVCTDASELVFTSIQHPPIHDDETGWHDLELRP
- a CDS encoding cell wall hydrolase, translating into MHSIIALFAAGLFAGNVTFGVLSPWNAVAGADPEEPPETVQDVNEQARAAASLERRNEILWLARVLYSETKIPEEMRLVGWVVRNRVETSLRGRTYRQVATSEKQFSGLTPGEAGYETIINLDYEDTRNHSWVTALAIAEEIYDADSSSRPFPSTVRHFYSPHAVSATPAWVDAGILHLQIEAPDGSHSRFAFYKGIK